A genomic window from Ascaphus truei isolate aAscTru1 chromosome 1, aAscTru1.hap1, whole genome shotgun sequence includes:
- the LOC142502658 gene encoding uncharacterized protein LOC142502658: protein MHFPHDKTNASVSESGSETISATMNVHTLLPTVTMSAVHEQVCAGADVTSDNVEADIHMGNIGFQEEYMPENNIYDAVSPLVQHAKKRNVKFSDEENQVLVASILEHYDRLFGHLVVKTSPMVKRQLWRNIRDAVSGCGIQVRTHDNCRKRFDDIKRKLKIKLQQYSKHARGTGGGPPATPLNLTPLEEQLSAKLPSIVIKGFEGDFDIGVYQDDFQHELNYADEESTEATDSMETQLNVTQQSDANVEDIEMEGSLMDTNIVHDDCPADSEEGTATNEERIDCENDQHHQLMSIQDAEERLIKNCSDNHNQIMCVQEKMLAEITEVKDILRCTVSELQKHNTHMEAIITCLMKHNELQSSNVIPTFLPSTYVATLEAAEFLPNSSDQLFDSIPTIVTQMPGSCAEHFGNEHATSAPINVRTDTLSTTIS from the exons ATGCATTTTCCTCACGACAAAACTAATGCTAGTGTGTCCGAGTCAGGCAGTGAAACTATTAGTGCAACAATGAATGTGCACACACTATTGCCTACAGTGACCATGTCAGCGGTTCATGAACAAGTGTGTGCAGGTGCAGATGTCACCTCAGATAATGTTGAGGCTGACATACACATGGGCAACATTGGTTTTCAAGAGGAATACATGCCCGAAAATAACATATATGATGCTGTCAGTCCACTGGTACAACATGCTAAAAAAAGAAACGTTAAATTTAGTGACGAGGAGAATCAGGTGCTAGTTGCGTCAATTTTGGAACACTATGACCGTCTGTTTGGACATCTGGTTG TAAAAACCTCCCCTATGGTGAAGAGACAATTGTGGAGAAATATCCGTGATGCTGTGTCTGGCTGTGGAATTCAAGTGCGCACGCACGATAATTGCCGGAAACGGTTTGACGACATCAAAAGAAAACTCAAAATAAAATTACAACAATACTCCAAGCATGCCAGAGGCACAGGTGGAGGCCCACCTGCTACACCATTGAACCTAACACCTTTGGAGGAGCAGTTAAGCGCAAAGTTGCCTTCCATAGTAATAAAAGGATTTGAAGGAGATTTTGATATTGGAGTTTATCAGGATGATTTTCAGCATG AGTTAAATTATGCAGATGAGGAATCTACAGAAGCTACTGACAGTATGGAAACACAATTGAATGTAACACAGCAATCTGATGCAAATGTGGAAG ACATCGAGATGGAAGGGAGCTTGATGGACACGAATATTGTGCATGATGATTGTCCAGCTGACTCAGAGGAAGGAACAGCTACTAATGAGGAAAGGATAGATTGTGAAAATGACCAACATCATCAACTCATGTCAATACAGGATGCTGAAGAGCGTTTAATTAAAAACTGTTCTGACAATCACAATCAAATAATGTGTGTACAGGAAAAAATGCTGGCTGAAATTACTGAAGTAAAAGACATTCTGCGCTGTACAGTGTCCGAATTACAGAAACATAATACTCACATGGAGGCCATAATAACATGCTTAATGAAACATAATGAACTACAAAGTTCTAATGTTATACCGACTTTTTTGCCCTCCACCTATGTTGCAACATTGGAGGCTGCAGAGTTTTTACCAAACAGTAGCGATCAACTATTTGACTCAATCCCTACTATAGTTACACAAATGCCAGGGTCATGTGCTGAACATTTTGGAAACGAACATGCAACTAGTGCACCAATAAATGTTCGCACAGACACATTATCTACAACAATTAGTTAA